The following coding sequences lie in one Rutidosis leptorrhynchoides isolate AG116_Rl617_1_P2 chromosome 4, CSIRO_AGI_Rlap_v1, whole genome shotgun sequence genomic window:
- the LOC139843251 gene encoding NADH dehydrogenase [ubiquinone] 1 alpha subcomplex subunit 9, mitochondrial-like: protein MQAISRRLARDSSSSRAAIYSLRSLSDHHYGDYDRRYASTLTPKGVGHLVRKGTGGRSSVSGIVATVFGATGFLGRYLVQELAKMGSQVLVPFRGSEDSPRHLKLMGDLGQIVPMKYNPRDENSIKAVMAKANVVINLIGREYDTRNYSFEEVNHHMAEQLAKLSKEHGGIMRFIQLSCLGASKSSPSRMLQAKAAAEESILRELPEATILRPAVMLGTEDRILNPWAHFARKYNFLPLVNGGSTKIQPVYVADVASAVVAALKDDGSSMGKLYELGGPDIYTLHELAEIMYEVIREWPHYINVPLPIAKAISTPRDILLNKVPFPLPSPSIFNLDMINALSSDKLVSEDALTFNDLGIVPHKVKGYPIEFLIQYRKGGPNYGSTVSERANPESYP from the exons ATGCAGGCTATTTCGAGAAGATTAGCTCGTGATTCCTCCAGTTCTCGAGCCGCGATTTACTCTCTTAGATCTCTCTCCGATCACC ATTACGGTGATTATGATCGGCGTTATGCTTCCACACTCACACCTAAAGGTGTTGGACATTTGGTTCGTAAGGGTACTGGTGGTAGATCATCTGTTAG TGGCATAGTTGCTACTGTGTTCGGAGCTACTGGTTTTCTCGGGCGTTATCTGGTGCAAGAGCTTG CTAAAATGGGGTCACAAGTATTGGTACCTTTTAGAGGTTCTGAGGATTCACCTCGCCATCTGAAACTGATGGGTGATTTGGGGCAG ATTGTTCCCATGAAATATAATCCAAGAGATGAAAACTCAATTAAGGCAGTCATGGCGAAGGCAAATGTTGTGATCAATCTCATAG GAAGGGAATATGACACAAGAAATTATAGTTTTGAGGAAGTGAACCATCATATGGCTGAACAACTTGCAAAG CTTTCGAAAGAACATGGTGGAATAATGAGATTTATACAGCTTTCTTGTTTAGGAGCCTCTAAATCATCTCCATCTAGAATGCTTcaagctaaagctgctgctgagGAATCCATCTTACGTGAATTGCCTGAG GCCACAATATTGAGACCTGCAGTGATGCTTGGTACAGAAGATCGGATTTTGAACCCATGGGCTCATTTTGCTAGAAAATATAACTTTCTTCCCCTTGTTAACGGTGGATCTACCAA GATTCAACCTGTGTATGTTGCTGATGTGGCTTCAGCAGTTGTTGCGGCCTTGAAAGATGATGGTAGCAGCATGGGGAAACTTTATGAACTTGGTGGGCCAGATATTTATACCCTTCATGAATTG GCTGAAATTATGTACGAAGTGATTCGAGAATGGCCTCATTACATTAATGTTCCTCTCCCTATTGCTAAG GCAATCTCAACACCTCGAGACATATTGCTGAATAAGGTTCCGTTCCCGTTACCCTCACCGAGTATATTCAATCTAGATATGATTAATGCTCTTTCCTCAGATAAACTCGTTTCAGAAGATG CTCTTACATTCAATGATCTTGGCATAGTGCCACATAAGGTGAAGGGATATCCTATTGAGTTCCTTATCCAGTATCGCAAGGGTGGTCCCAATTATGGTTCGACCGTCAGTGAAAGAGCGAATCCAGAGTCTTATCCTTGA
- the LOC139843952 gene encoding photosystem II reaction center Psb28 protein-like, with protein sequence MATLQTMAFSSPHISHSSQKPTCFLSGIVSHNSRSTFVGQAITITISHQTHRQLKTSHAFSLTIQMVKPSIQFIPGRDEQTIPDVKLTKSRDGTNGMAIFKFDEPSVFDSSGEVGDITGFFMIDEEGTLQSVDVSAKFVNGRPAGIEAKYVMRTPRDWDRFMRFMERYANVNGLQFVKS encoded by the exons ATGGCAACTCTACAAACTATGGCTTTTTCATCACCACACAtt TCTCATTCTTCTCAAAAACCAACTTGTTTTCTTTCAG GAATTGTTAGTCACAATTCACGTTCCACATTCGTTGGTCAAGCAATAACCATTACAATCTCGCATCAAACTCATAGGCAGCTAAAAACGTCCCACGCGTTTTCACTAACTATACAAATGGTAAAACCATCAATTCAGTTCATACCAGGTAGAGATGAACAAACAATACCAGATGTCAAACTAACAAAATCAAGAGATGGGACCAACGGTATGGCGATTTTCAAGTTTGATGAACCATCAGTCTTTGATTCATCTGGTGAAGTTGGAGACATTACTGGATTTTTCATGATTGATGAAGAAGGGACTCTGCAATCAGTTGATGTTAGTGCGAAATTCGTTAATGGAAGACCTGCAGGGATCGAAGCTAAGTATGTGATGCGTACTCCACGAGATTGGGACAGGTTTATGAGGTTTATGGAGCGATACGCTAATGTCAATGGCTTGCAGTTCGTCAAAAGTTAA
- the LOC139841367 gene encoding subtilisin-like protease SBT1.2, which produces MPLKNILVCTNIFILICFFPTQTLAHEPLKTYIIQLHPESMPGLIFASKLHWHLSFLETIVNDPDARLLYSYRSAMEGFSAQLSEPEIELIRKMKHVVAIRLDRVHKLHTTYSYKFLGLSPNAEGGAWVKSGFGRGSIIGVLDTGVWPESPSFDDQDMPRVPKKWRGVCQQGENFNSSNCNKKLIGARFFSKGHRIASVSPTENEMSEYLSPRDSHGHGTHTASTAAGSTVAMASVLGNGAGEARGMAPGAHIAIYKVCWFSGCYSSDILAGMDAAIRDGVDVLSLSLGGFPIPLYDDSIAIGSYRAMEHKISVICAAGNNGPIENSVANVAPWVTTVGASTLDRRFPAVVRIGNGKILYGESMFPGNFHHDIEKQLEIVYLSGGERGSNYCFKGSLPRKKVQGKMVVCDRGINGRAEKGQIVKESGGAAMILANTEINMEEDSIDAHVLPATLIGYSEAVQLKSYINSTMRPTGRIIFGGTVIGNSRGPSVAQFSSRGPSFMDPVIPKPDMIAPGVNIVAAWPQNLGPSALPEDSRRVNFTVMSGTSMSCPHVGGLTALIRSAHPKWSPAAIKSALMTTADITDHYGKPIIDGNKRAGILAMGAGQVNPEKAIEPGLIYDITPNEYIIHLCTLGYTKSEIFIITHRNVSCHDLMSKNRGFGLNYPSISVIFKPGMSSKMIKRRVTNVGEPKSVYVVKVVAPEGVKVRVRPRKLSFSRSNQSLSYRVWFILRKSAGSKRSTFAEGQLTWMNFKDNKIKIRSPVLVTTHN; this is translated from the coding sequence ATGCCACTCAAAAACATCCTTGTTTGTACCAACATTTTCATACTTATATGTTTTTTTCCAACCCAAACTTTAGCCCATGAACCCCTCAAAACCTACATTATTCAACTCCACCCCGAATCAATGCCGGGCTTGATTTTCGCTTCCAAGCTCCATTGGCACCTCTCGTTTCTTGAAACGATCGTAAACGACCCTGATGCACGTCTACTGTACTCATACAGGTCAGCCATGGAGGGCTTCTCGGCTCAACTCTCTGAGCCCGAAATAGAGTTGATACGTAAAATGAAACACGTTGTGGCTATAAGACTAGACCGGGTCCATAAACTACATACGACTTATTCTTACAAGTTCTTGGGGTTAAGCCCGAATGCTGAAGGTGGTGCTTGGGTTAAGTCAGGGTTTGGTCGTGGGTCGATCATTGGAGTACTTGACACGGGTGTTTGGCCCGAAAGCCCGAGTTTTGATGATCAAGATATGCCACGTGTACCAAAGAAATGGAGAGGGGTTTGTCAACAAGGTGAGAATTTTAATTCTTCGAATTGTAATAAAAAGTTGATTGGTGCCCGGTTTTTCAGCAAAGGTCATCGTATCGCTTCGGTGTCTCCAACCGAAAATGAAATGTCAGAGTATCTGTCGCCTCGTGACTCACACGGACATGGGACCCACACGGCGTCAACTGCAGCGGGGTCCACCGTTGCGATGGCGAGTGTGCTTGGTAATGGTGCAGGGGAAGCTAGAGGTATGGCACCAGGAGCCCATATTGCTATATATAAAGTTTGTTGGTTCAGTGGTTGTTATAGTTCTGATATTTTAGCGGGAATGGATGCTGCGATTCGAGACGGTGTTGACGTTCTTTCGTTATCGCTTGGTGGGTTCCCAATTCCACTTTATGACGATAGCATTGCGATTGGTAGTTATCGGGCTATGGAACATAAGATATCGGTCATATGTGCTGCTGGCAACAACGGGCCCATAGAAAACTCGGTTGCCAATGTGGCACCATGGGTCACAACCGTTGGTGCCAGCACACTTGACCGGAGGTTTCCAGCTGTTGTTCGTATCGGGAATGGAAAGATTCTTTACGGGGAATCTATGTTCCCCGGGAACTTCCACCACGATATCGAAAAACAGCTGGAAATCGTTTATTTATCCGGTGGAGAACGAGGAAGCAATTATTGCTTCAAGGGCTCTCTACCAAGAAAAAAAGTACAAGGAAAAATGGTGGTTTGCGATCGGGGTATTAACGGGCGGGCCGAAAAAGGACAAATCGTTAAAGAGTCCGGTGGGGCCGCCATGATCCTAGCCAACACGGAGATAAACATGGAAGAAGACTCGATCGATGCACATGTTTTACCCGCCACATTGATCGGGTACTCAGAAGCGGTTCAACTAAAAAGTTACATCAACTCTACTATGCGACCCACGGGCCGCATAATATTCGGTGGAACTGTAATAGGAAACTCTAGAGGACCATCAGTGGCTCAGTTTTCATCACGCGGGCCCAGTTTCATGGACCCCGTGATACCTAAACCAGATATGATAGCGCCCGGTGTTAACATAGTAGCCGCTTGGCCGCAGAACTTAGGGCCTTCGGCCCTTCCGGAAGATTCTAGAAGAGTCAATTTCACGGTCATGTCCGGAACTTCTATGTCGTGTCCTCATGTGGGCGGGCTAACCGCTTTGATCCGGTCTGCTCATCCAAAATGGAGCCCCGCAGCTATAAAATCGGCTCTTATGACTACTGCAGATATAACAGACCATTATGGGAAGCCAATTATAGATGGAAATAAACGGGCCGGGATTTTAGCTATGGGAGCAGGACAAGTAAACCCCGAAAAAGCTATAGAACCTGGTTTGATTTACGACATTACTCcaaacgaatacatcattcatttgtGTACACTCGGGTACACAAAATCGGAGATCTTTATTATTACTCATAGGAACGTGAGTTGTCACGATTTGATGAGTAAGAACAGGGGGTTCGGCTTGAATTACCCTTCGATTTCGGTGATATTTAAGCCCGGAATGAGTAGTAAGATGATCAAAAGGCGTGTGACGAATGTGGGTGAGCCTAAGTCTGTTTACGTGGTTAAAGTGGTTGCACCGGAAGGTGTTAAAGTGCGGGTCAGACCAAGAAAGCTATCGTTTTCAAGGTCGAATCAGAGTTTGAGTTATCGAGTTTGGTTCATTTTGAGAAAATCGGCAGGGTCTAAACGGTCTACGTTTGCTGAAGGACAGTTGACTTGGATGAACTTTAAGGATAACAAAATCAAGATCAGAAGTCCTGTTTTAGTCACAACTCATAATTAA